From the Candidatus Atribacteria bacterium ADurb.Bin276 genome, the window CCTGCCGATTCAGTTTTTTGGTTTGCCCGTCAGGGAAGATTTGATGCAGTACTTTCTCTTTATCACGACCAAGGGCACATTGCGACTAAATGTATGGATTTTTATGGGACGGTAAGCATTACTTTAGGTCTTCCTTTTATTCGAACTTCTCCCGATCATGGAACCGCTTTTGACATTGCTGGGCAGGGAAAAGCCAACCATCGTAGTATGGTTGAATCCTGTCGCTGGGCAGTTGAATATGCTTTTGCTTATCAAGATTTTATCAAAAGAACATCGGGAAAAAAGGAAATTGATTCAGATTAGGAACTCATGGGATCAATCTATCCTGAAAATACCATCTAATATATTCCCCCCTCAATGGGGAATATATTGAACAATTCCCCTCCTTGTTCGAACGGTGCCGCTTTCGCGGCGGGGAGGGTGCCTTTCATTTTTAATAATTACACTGAGATAATGAGTCAGCAACATTAAAAAA encodes:
- the pdxA2 gene encoding 4-hydroxythreonine-4-phosphate dehydrogenase 2, with the translated sequence MDFYGTVSITLGLPFIRTSPDHGTAFDIAGQGKANHRSMVESCRWAVEYAFAYQDFIKRTSGKKEIDSD